TTCAAAGCTGGCAAATCATTTAATGATAGACTCATTAACGCTTTCGCTGTTCAGTTTTCAAGGAGCAATTTCCTGTCCTCAATGTTCATCGTTATTTTTGATGGCGTCTTAAGGACAAGAATTAATCTATCACGTTACCTATCTTTGAGTCAATATGTTTTTTAAAAAAGTTTTTAAGTATAATGCTCCTCCCCGAGTTTTCTGCGTCTGACATACTTGGATAACTCATTGGGAGAGGCAATTCTTGCATACATACGAAACATGATGGAGTACCTCTCCTCCATGGCCCGCTTCACTAGATGATCAATTCGTTTATCGCTAAAATCAAGGAGCATCTCTTCCAGCTCACGTTTCAACAAGTATTCTAGTTCCTGTACTTCTTTCGTATTAAACAAAAACCCTAGCAACGATATCGCCCTCCGCCTTACGAGTCTCTCCTCTATCCTTTCCATCAAAATTCAGCCCTATTCAAAATAAAAAGCCCTCCGTTTAGGAAGGCTTCAATTTGTTCACAAATCTGAATTATTTCAGTAAGTTCAATTGCTGCAGTTGTTGACCCACTGTTTCCTTGAGAAGGGTTGGCGTAATCGTGCTCTCTACAATAGCAGCGACGAACAACAGAACGATCACAGTAAGAACCGCTACTGGAAATTGCTTGAGTGTATCGTACCAGTCATTTTTCAATCCTGCCAGCTTTTGCGGTTGGATCAGGGCTCCCACTGATCGCAAACTCAGCACCCCTAACCGAATACCAACTCCCGCTGCAAACAGGATAGCTGGAAGCTCAAAAATTCCATGTGGCAAAATCCCTGCACTAAAAATAAGCCATGGACTTACTCCCAACGCACTGTATTTGAAAAGGATAAAGCCAAACAGCACTCCATTCGTGAGCATTCCAACTATAGGAAAGAATGCAAACAAAATTCCCAGCGCCATCATCATCAATGCACTGAAAACATTATTAGAAAAAATCATCCAGAATACCGCTAAAGGTCCACCGCCGTTATCTTTTATCCGTTCAGCAATTTCCTTTAACTGGCCCATCATTTTACCGACCATCTCTTCGACAAGCGGTGCTTGAAAATAACCAATCAAGGCACCACCAAAAAATAATAAGCATGCGGCTAAAAAATACTTTCGGTTATCAAGCCATAAATGCCGCAATCGATTGCCCATGCAACACACCCCTTTACTGCCTCTTCATTCACTATATGCATTGTACCTCAACAATAGCCAACAGGCCAAAGAATATCCTTGTCTTCCCTGCATAAACTGTTATCGGACAAAGGAGGTGCTTATCCATGAAATTCATTTACGTGATCAGCGCGAAACGATTAAAGCAAATCTTAATTATCGTCGCAGCCATCGTACTCACAGCTGGAATTGGTTATGCGGAACGTGATTCAATTGCTGCCTTTGCTGAAGGTGCCAGCACGCAAGCCCCCCAAGCCATTTATAAGGTCGACACCAAAGAAAAGAAAATCGCCCTTACCTTTGACATCAGCTGGGGAGAGACACGCGCATTACCTATACTGGATCTGTTGAAAGAAAAAAAGGTAAACAAAGCAACCTTTTTCCTCTCCTCCCCTTGGAGTCAACGACATCCAGACATCTTGAAACGGATCAAAGAAGATGGCTTAGAAATTGGTTCGCACGGTCACAAGCATGATAACTACACCAAATACTCCGATGAAGAAATTCGCTCCCAATTGGCCAAGGCCGACTCCATTCTAACCGAAATGACTGGAAAAAAACCTACGCTCATTCGGATGCCAAATGGTGATTTTGACAAACGAGTGCTGGAAATCGCGAACCGCATGGGTTATTCCGTCATCCAATGGGATACGGACTCAAAAGACTGGACCAATCCTGGAACGGATGTGATCATCAATAATGTATTATCGAAAGCTCATCCAGGAGACATCGTCCTGATGCACGCGAGCGATTCTGCCAAAGATACACTTCTTGCCCTCCCTGCGATCATTGATCAACTTCGCAAGGATGGCTATGAATTTGTTACGGTTTCTGAACTCATTTCGGGTACAAGTGTAGACAGCAAAGAAATTCACTAAAGCAAAAAAAGCTGACCTTCATTGGGTCAGCTTTCTCTCTTTACCAGACGGTGCAATTGCATGACTTGCCAGACGTTACAAAACAATAGTGGGACGAGCATGGACAGAGTGGCACGCACATTATCTTCCTTCAATGCTGGAATCCATTCCAGTCCTGTAACGACAAACATAAAGAAAGTCGTCGGTATCCATGCAGATTTATTGGTCAGACTTACTTTTCCATATGCGGTAACAATAGCGACAATCAATAATAGCGTTGGCTCAATAAAGTACGGGCCAAATCCTTTTCCTTCACCGAAGGACGTATAGCGAAGATAAATCATATCGAAAAAGGTAAACAAAATAAGAAATACTTGGACACTTTTCCACAGGGAAGCCGTTTTAAATATCGTTTTAGCGAAGTAATTAATCGTCATATACGCAAAAAAACCCATCTGAGCCACAATGCTAATGGTCATTCCATACAGTAGATACATGAACAAGCCGACAAACAAGTTACCGGTGCTACCCATGAACAGCTTGTCCCAATCAAAAATAAGGGCAACCAGGATCCCACCTAATCCCCCAAGCAAAAGCGTGGTAATAAAAAGCCAGCCATACTTACGCAAACTCACCAATTATTCCCTCCCATCCACATCGAATATGATTGTACCAATGGATACAAGAAAATACTAGCGTAAGAACAAAACAAAATGCACACGTTACTTGTAGGCAGAGTAAAGAAGGAGGTGTCCACCCCATGAGAAAAAAGACGATGTCTTTTTGGTTAACCGCTCTTGTCTGTCTGGTGCTAACCAGTTGCGGGGGTGGCGGACAAGCGCAAAGTTCGTCTCAGCCTGATTATAAAAGCGTCAAAGACATGGTGCTGGACATATTACAGACGGACGAAGCGAAGCAATCTGTTAGCAAGATGATGAAGGATGAAAAGTTCAAGCAAAGCCTGATGCTTGACGAGTCAACGGTGCGGACAACCTTGATTCAAAGCATGACGAATCCCAATAGTACGCACATCAAAGAAGCATTTAAAGACCCGAAATTCGCAAGCGCCATGGCGAAATCCATGAAAAATGAACAAAAAACGCTAATGAAGGACCTGATGAAGGATCCTGAATATCAAAAAGAGCTCATAAGCGTAATGAAAGACCCTGAGTTTGAGAAAAATTTGATGGACCTGATGAAAAGCTCTGCTTATCGACAGCAAACCATGCAAGTGATGAAGGAATCCTTGCAAAGTCCTTTGTTCCAGGCTGAACTCATGAAGATCATGACCAAAGTATCCGAGGACATGACAAAACCAAAGGAACTGAAGTCGAAGAAAAAAGGAAAGGGAAAAGAAGGTAAGGGTGGAGGTTCCGGCGGAGGCGGCGGTAGCTCTTCTTAAAACGCAAAGGTGAGCTCTATTGCAGAGCCCACCTTTTTCATCTTCTTGGTAACTATTGTTTGACGGCTTCCCCGCATTTTTCTATCACACGTTTGGCCATATCGATGTAAAGCTGACCAATGTCCGTCTTTTCTCCATAGATGGATGGAGAATAATCAGGTTCAGATGGATGATTATCCGGTTGTCCCAGCGGAATTTGAGCGAGCAGCTCACATGCCAAGGTCTCGGCAAGTTTAGCTCCTCCACCACGCCCGAATACGTATTCTTTGGAACCATCCTTTGCTTCGTACCACGCCATGTTTTCCACAATACCGAGGATTTCATGACCAGTTCGCTTTGCCATAGCGCCTGCACGAGCTGCAACAAACGCCGCAGTAGCATGAGGAGTGGTTACCACAATCTCCATACTTTGCGGAATCATGGTGTGTACGTCGAGGGCCATATCTCCCGTTCCTGGAGGCAAGTCCAGCAAGAGGTAGTCCAATCCTTCGCCCCAGTGTACTTCCGTGAAAAAGTTACGCAGCATTTTCCCCAACATAGGGCCACGCCAAATGATCGGAGAGTTGTCTTCCACAAAAAAGCCCATGGACATAACCTTTACGTTTTGCTTTTCAACAGGCAAAATCGTTTCACCAATCACGGTTGGTCGTTGTTCAATATTCATCATATCGGGCACACTAAAGCCGTAAATGTCTGCGTCGATAATGCCCACTTTTTTTCCTAAACGCGCGAGCGCAACGGCCAGGTTCACTGTTACCGTCGATTTTCCGACGCCACCTTTTCCGGAAGTAACCGCGATAAAGGTCGTATTCGAATCCTTCGCCAAGATCGGGTTCAAAAGGGGAGCTTGTCCGGGTGTCATGTTATGTGTTTGCCCACCTTGGTTCTTGCGAAGCTGGGCAGACAGAGCCGCACGTTCCTCGTCCGTCATCGAACCGAATTGCAGGCGTACTTCTTCGGCTCCCAGCGCTTTCACAGCTGCAACGACATCGTCCTCGATCTTGGCTTTGAGCGGACAGCCCGAAATCGTCAGAACGACCGTGAGACTTACTGTCTTGCCTTCAATATGGATATCCCGAATCATGTTGAGCTCGACCAAGCTACGATTAATTTCAGGGTCTTTTACATCGCGTAGTGCTTCGAGAACCTGTTCTCTGGTCAACATTCTGGTTCACCTCATCTATGATCTTTTCAAACATTTCCATGCTGGTATAACGACAGCTTATGCGCGTTCATTATAGCATATTCGGGCGGTCGGAACACGACCACCGCCCTCTTAAGGTGTAATTGGCGCTTTTTCTCCTGAATACTGACGTAAGATCCCCTGATAAATGGCATTCGCCATTGCCTTTTGGTATTCAACGCTCTGAAGTCGCTTTGCCTCCTCTGTATTGCTGACAAAGCCTACCTCTACCAAAACGGCCGGGCAGTTAACCTCCCGAATCAAGAACACATTGTTCGTCTTACTCGGAACCCGATCTGTATGACCGATCACCCGCTTGATTTCATCTTGTATCAAATAAGAAACTTCTGCGCTCTTTTTGAAGCTAGGGGAATAAAAAGTCTGTGCTCCCGACCATTTCGGAGAAGGGATGGAATTAACGTGTATACTGACCAAAAAATCCGGTGTACTATCATTGACCAGCCTTACTCGGTTTCGAATATCCTCAGATTTTCGTTTGCGAGCCTGCGCCGCATCTGGACTCGCCAAATCCTTGTCTTCCTCCCTCGTCATAACTACAAACGCTCCTGACTGCTGAAGGAAATCCCGTAAGTACATGCTAATGGCCAAAGTCACTTCTTTCTCAACTACATCCCCGGCTTTGGAAACGGCACCGCCGTCTATTCCCCCATGCCCAGGGTCAATAGCTATGACCGTTCCCGTCAGTGGCAGCGACCATGCCTGCCAGGAAGAACGATCAGGCGCTTCGTAGGTGAACAACAGCATAAGCACCGCGAAAGCTAATATCCAGCCTACTCCTTTTCGTGTCACAGTTTATCGTCCCCTTTGTCCCATTCTCGTTCCATCTTATGGACAAACATGGACAAATATACCCGTTTGTGAAAAGGAAAAACCCCCTGCCTGCGAACAGACAAGGGGTTGTATCGAACAGCAATTAGCGCTTGGAGAATTGAGGTGCGCGACGAGCTGCTTTCAAGCCGTATTTCTTACGCTCTTTCATTGTTGGTTTCGATTCGTTAAGGTTTCCGCATATTAATAGGAAGATTTACAACTTAGATTCCGTTTACTTAAGATACTTTCTGATAGAAATATGGTCAAAATATGGTCACGACGAGAGTCCTAGAGATTATGTTCTAGGGCTTTCCTGTTTACTCCGCCTTCACAAATTTTTCAATGTATTTTGCGCGTTCTTCTTTGGTGAAAAACTTGTTTACGAGTTCATTCCGCCACTTGTCTTTATCAGTTTTAGTTTCAGCAAGGTTTACCTTCAAATAATCCTCGATAGTAGCTCTATCAACCTCAGTGGTATATTTTTTTCCATGATTAAGAGTTACCTTCACCTTTTGCAGTTCAGGGAACTCCTTTAGCAGTCGGATCGGCTCTTCCATCAAGGTTTTGTTGATCGCGTCTCCAGACTCCCAATAGTTCTTTGCATCTGCTTCTATCATTCCGGTTTCAGGTTTAGTCTTTTTCAAAGTTGCAAAGTCTGCATAGGTGATTACCGCTTCGTTTTGGTTAACAATCTCGGCCTCGGTAATAAATGGCCCACCCTTTAAGTTTGGAGCGTACTCCTTAAATCTACTCACTTCCTCGGCTGACATAGTTTTCTGTTCAGAAGCTGGAGCAGATGAGGTAGTTGTAGTTGCTGGAGCTGGCGCATTACTGTCTGGCGTTGTACCGCAGCCACTTAATACGATGCCTAATGACAATACAAGAATTGACGTTCTTTTCACTGGTAAATTCCTCCCTAGTTGTATGTTTCGCCCTCACAATAATCCAAAACCTTACATTGAACAAGAATATACGAAAGAACCTAGCAAAAGTTTTTTCATTTACTGGAAAAATGTTTACCCATCCAATTTTTTTTGTGATAAAGTGAAATTAAATACAAAATTTGGGAAAAAAGGGGGCTTAATGAGGTGTCGCTTTCATTAGGTGAACTCATTAGCAGTCATCGTAGTCGACGCAATCTAACACTAGCAGACCTTTCGGAATTGTCAGGAGTCAGTAAAAGTACCATATCGTTAATTGAAACAGGAGAGACTAAACGGCCCAGCTATGCCACTTGGAGAAAGATAGCGGAAGCCATCGATATAGCACCCAGCATCATCATAAACGCATTTGTGGACACTACACATAATCCTAAGACATTAGAGCTCGTCCTTGCAGAGGTTATCAACGAAGGATGGGAAGCTCTTGTCGCTAAAGTTGCTACGCGTTATTTAGAGTCACCAAAGATTGATACGTTTAGAGCGTTAGATCATATCGCCAGTACAGCCAGAGATACAGAGAACAAACGAATAAAACGCATCTTATGCGAAACGATTATTAGTTTCGCAAGAAGCAGGGGAATACCCTCATATCTAGCAAACGCCTTGTATGAAAGGTATTTGATTGAGCGTGACGACTTCTCTCGTTTCGAGGAAACGTATCGACGTGGGAAAGAACTGCTTCTCTATGTCGAGCATCTCTATGTAGAAGATCGAATCGATTACTATTATAAAATGGGTGTTCACGCCAACATACTCGACTTGCACGACGAAAGTATCGATTTATGTAGGCTCGGTTTACGGGAAGATCGGTCAGATAACAGACCTAAAGCATCTGCATATATCTCCCTATTCAACTCGTGTATTTACTTTGGGGACTTCCATGTAGCTGACATCTACCTAAAAGAGTATGAAAACAGCGAATACGCTGATTTTCGAAAAAACCATTTTCGCGCTACTCTCCTTGCGAAAAAAGGGCAGCACGAGGACGCAATCAATTTGTTCAACATCTGCTTAAATGAGACTGACAGAGAAGGGCGTATATCCATCGTGGTCGACCTCATGGAATCGTATTTGGAGGCTGGAAAGACAGACGATCTCATGCTATTGATCGAAACGGAGGATCAGTTTCTGCCAGAGAAAATGCCGCAGCATCCGTACCGAATTAAGACACTGGCCCAATACTACAGACGTAAGGCGTTGTGCTTAATCTCAATAGAGAGATATGATCCAGGATTTCATAGCCTGATCGAAAGCATCAAGTATTACAAGCACATAGGAATATCTACAGAGGTTATTGAAGGCATACGACTGTTCCTACGCCATCATCGAACTAACAGTAAAAATCTGTCCTTTGAAAACATGGAGTTAATAGAAAACATATGTGATAATATTTTGTAACAATAGAAGGAGGAGAGTTTAATGCAGAAGCTACTTTTGGTTTTTGCTCTTGTGGTGTTCTTTTCCTCGCCTGTAATATCGGAAGCGTGTGATCCGAAGTATGGGCCTTATCGAGTTGAACCTGATTGGTAAACATTGCGTAGAGAGGGGGAAATCCCCTCTCTTCTTTCTTTTCATTAATCCCAAGAGAAAGCGAAACACTGAGACTTCTCGAGTCACCCTGCATACGTTTGTGTAACTCCGAAACGCTTATTAACCAAGAAAACCCGTTTCCTCAAGGCAGGGACGGGTTTTCTTGGTTAATAAGCCACCGAGAATATAATTG
The window above is part of the Brevibacillus antibioticus genome. Proteins encoded here:
- a CDS encoding KinB-signaling pathway activation protein; its protein translation is MSLRKYGWLFITTLLLGGLGGILVALIFDWDKLFMGSTGNLFVGLFMYLLYGMTISIVAQMGFFAYMTINYFAKTIFKTASLWKSVQVFLILFTFFDMIYLRYTSFGEGKGFGPYFIEPTLLLIVAIVTAYGKVSLTNKSAWIPTTFFMFVVTGLEWIPALKEDNVRATLSMLVPLLFCNVWQVMQLHRLVKRES
- a CDS encoding P-loop NTPase encodes the protein MLTREQVLEALRDVKDPEINRSLVELNMIRDIHIEGKTVSLTVVLTISGCPLKAKIEDDVVAAVKALGAEEVRLQFGSMTDEERAALSAQLRKNQGGQTHNMTPGQAPLLNPILAKDSNTTFIAVTSGKGGVGKSTVTVNLAVALARLGKKVGIIDADIYGFSVPDMMNIEQRPTVIGETILPVEKQNVKVMSMGFFVEDNSPIIWRGPMLGKMLRNFFTEVHWGEGLDYLLLDLPPGTGDMALDVHTMIPQSMEIVVTTPHATAAFVAARAGAMAKRTGHEILGIVENMAWYEAKDGSKEYVFGRGGGAKLAETLACELLAQIPLGQPDNHPSEPDYSPSIYGEKTDIGQLYIDMAKRVIEKCGEAVKQ
- the gerD gene encoding spore germination lipoprotein GerD encodes the protein MRKKTMSFWLTALVCLVLTSCGGGGQAQSSSQPDYKSVKDMVLDILQTDEAKQSVSKMMKDEKFKQSLMLDESTVRTTLIQSMTNPNSTHIKEAFKDPKFASAMAKSMKNEQKTLMKDLMKDPEYQKELISVMKDPEFEKNLMDLMKSSAYRQQTMQVMKESLQSPLFQAELMKIMTKVSEDMTKPKELKSKKKGKGKEGKGGGSGGGGGSSS
- a CDS encoding helix-turn-helix domain-containing protein — encoded protein: MSLSLGELISSHRSRRNLTLADLSELSGVSKSTISLIETGETKRPSYATWRKIAEAIDIAPSIIINAFVDTTHNPKTLELVLAEVINEGWEALVAKVATRYLESPKIDTFRALDHIASTARDTENKRIKRILCETIISFARSRGIPSYLANALYERYLIERDDFSRFEETYRRGKELLLYVEHLYVEDRIDYYYKMGVHANILDLHDESIDLCRLGLREDRSDNRPKASAYISLFNSCIYFGDFHVADIYLKEYENSEYADFRKNHFRATLLAKKGQHEDAINLFNICLNETDREGRISIVVDLMESYLEAGKTDDLMLLIETEDQFLPEKMPQHPYRIKTLAQYYRRKALCLISIERYDPGFHSLIESIKYYKHIGISTEVIEGIRLFLRHHRTNSKNLSFENMELIENICDNIL
- a CDS encoding stage II sporulation protein M, whose product is MGNRLRHLWLDNRKYFLAACLLFFGGALIGYFQAPLVEEMVGKMMGQLKEIAERIKDNGGGPLAVFWMIFSNNVFSALMMMALGILFAFFPIVGMLTNGVLFGFILFKYSALGVSPWLIFSAGILPHGIFELPAILFAAGVGIRLGVLSLRSVGALIQPQKLAGLKNDWYDTLKQFPVAVLTVIVLLFVAAIVESTITPTLLKETVGQQLQQLNLLK
- the cwlD gene encoding N-acetylmuramoyl-L-alanine amidase CwlD translates to MTRKGVGWILAFAVLMLLFTYEAPDRSSWQAWSLPLTGTVIAIDPGHGGIDGGAVSKAGDVVEKEVTLAISMYLRDFLQQSGAFVVMTREEDKDLASPDAAQARKRKSEDIRNRVRLVNDSTPDFLVSIHVNSIPSPKWSGAQTFYSPSFKKSAEVSYLIQDEIKRVIGHTDRVPSKTNNVFLIREVNCPAVLVEVGFVSNTEEAKRLQSVEYQKAMANAIYQGILRQYSGEKAPITP
- the pdaB gene encoding polysaccharide deacetylase family sporulation protein PdaB, which gives rise to MKFIYVISAKRLKQILIIVAAIVLTAGIGYAERDSIAAFAEGASTQAPQAIYKVDTKEKKIALTFDISWGETRALPILDLLKEKKVNKATFFLSSPWSQRHPDILKRIKEDGLEIGSHGHKHDNYTKYSDEEIRSQLAKADSILTEMTGKKPTLIRMPNGDFDKRVLEIANRMGYSVIQWDTDSKDWTNPGTDVIINNVLSKAHPGDIVLMHASDSAKDTLLALPAIIDQLRKDGYEFVTVSELISGTSVDSKEIH